Proteins encoded by one window of Puntigrus tetrazona isolate hp1 chromosome 17, ASM1883169v1, whole genome shotgun sequence:
- the LOC122362088 gene encoding uncharacterized protein LOC122362088, with translation MTKALVFLLASLLFCSAISDDQMGMSQHFDHPHPVREMEFIYHDKAIENKELILCGICKSILRKVIELIGKTANKEEINQKIDKICQKIRIPGCTNFVLKYKNKIVDALLSGNKAGSICLKIKLCKKTDMKTIQ, from the exons ATGACAAAAGCACTTGTTTTTCTTCTGGCATCCCTTCTGTTTTGTTCAG CCATTTCAGATGATCAGATGGGAATGTCTCAGCACTTTGACCATCCGCATCCTGTGAGGGAGATGGAGTTCATTTATCATGACAAAGCCATTGAGAACAAAGAg CTGATACTTTGTGGTATTTGCAAGTCCATTCTCAGAAAAGTGATAGAACTGATTGGGAAAACAGCAAACAAG GAGGAGATAAACCAGAAGATTGataaaatttgtcaaaaaatacGAATACCTGGTTGCACAAACTTTgtgcttaaatataaaaataaaatagtcgATGCTCTGCTCTCTGGAAACAAAGCAGGGTCcatctgtttaaaaataaaactgtgtaaAAAGACGGACATGAAAACAATACAGTAA